One window of Campylobacter sp. RM12651 genomic DNA carries:
- a CDS encoding DUF3310 domain-containing protein, whose amino-acid sequence MKRHPILNSDCSHYDNESEPTILQIQKELTLDELIGFCKGNVIKYKKRYGKKEGENLENNIDKQTTYRYGALFYKLFKSFKANSEEQEILTKIWNANITEKEARDYLAKNKAAAENKKMCYVIVCDILEYLLRS is encoded by the coding sequence ATGAAACGACACCCAATTTTGAATAGTGATTGTTCTCATTACGACAATGAGAGCGAACCTACGATTTTACAAATACAAAAAGAATTAACCTTAGATGAATTAATCGGCTTTTGCAAAGGCAATGTTATAAAGTATAAAAAAAGATATGGCAAAAAAGAAGGGGAGAATTTAGAAAATAATATAGATAAACAAACTACATATAGGTATGGAGCTTTATTTTATAAATTATTTAAAAGTTTTAAAGCTAATTCAGAAGAACAAGAGATTTTAACTAAGATTTGGAATGCAAATATAACCGAAAAAGAAGCAAGAGATTATTTAGCTAAAAATAAAGCCGCTGCAGAAAATAAAAAAATGTGTTATGTAATTGTTTGCGATATTTTAGAATATTTGCTAAGGAGCTAA
- a CDS encoding single-stranded DNA-binding protein has protein sequence MVTLNLVGRIVKDVELFNKQSGLNDDVFYTNNTIAIELNGVDRSKTKPEYTQTPLFFNFVLFGNEAKNFSNWASKGQRIAIVGEWQIDYYLDKNQEQRSQDTIKVFKWQLLDKPQEKQAQTRQTNYTPKEKPAIQQSEEESEVPF, from the coding sequence ATGGTAACACTTAATTTAGTAGGAAGAATAGTAAAAGATGTAGAGCTTTTTAATAAGCAAAGTGGACTAAATGATGATGTATTTTATACAAATAATACAATAGCTATTGAACTAAACGGCGTAGATAGAAGTAAAACAAAGCCTGAATACACTCAAACACCATTATTTTTTAATTTTGTTTTATTTGGCAATGAAGCAAAAAACTTTAGCAATTGGGCTAGTAAAGGTCAAAGAATTGCAATTGTAGGCGAGTGGCAAATAGATTATTATTTAGATAAAAACCAAGAGCAAAGAAGCCAAGACACTATAAAAGTATTCAAATGGCAATTATTAGATAAGCCACAAGAAAAACAAGCACAAACAAGGCAAACAAACTATACGCCTAAAGAAAAACCAGCCATTCAGCAAAGCGAAGAAGAAAGCGAAGTTCCATTTTAA
- a CDS encoding ATPase domain-containing protein, producing the protein MNNEEILLNSIIQIKKAFFETREFLNDKSWEDLINKKVYELICKIVEDGKQIDLVTLVLYAQELKVEQVIDRIYSITNTEPTLNYLDFAKNLNKKECLKAQNDLALKLLDASKNGNLLSYEDVMNLIKVPKTMIYKTAAELYYEMSEEIKTMTLYPTGISVIDRCFKGGFQTGGLILINGEPEAGKSMFGLQAIENIARAKHRAAYFCFEFLKRDYIQLKMNVDKNLQTKENAIAAEENEKRALKRQARIKQELELKKDEIRKLQNKNENKAINLEDKEVLKLLDIKYELDDEKPIKPVIITPFFKKENFNNLEVIDEDYGINEVAMHIRKLCEEKNVKFFLIDSQMRLEVNNGRSLEEEESRKFSTLAKLAHSLDICIILIVQTSKTDTQTPAGTKKGAHEAKAIIRIETVKENKSISATKRYIIVQKNKQSGAHDSFLVEFDPNTCKFGERIMDKKDDENNKKKHKVEDL; encoded by the coding sequence ATGAATAATGAAGAAATATTATTAAATAGCATAATTCAAATTAAGAAAGCGTTTTTTGAAACAAGAGAATTTTTAAACGATAAATCTTGGGAAGATTTGATAAATAAAAAAGTCTATGAGTTAATTTGTAAAATTGTAGAAGATGGTAAACAAATTGACCTAGTTACTCTTGTGCTTTACGCACAAGAGCTAAAAGTAGAGCAAGTAATTGATAGAATTTATTCAATTACTAACACAGAACCAACATTAAATTATTTAGATTTTGCAAAAAATCTAAATAAAAAAGAATGCTTAAAAGCTCAAAACGACCTAGCGTTAAAACTACTTGACGCTAGTAAAAATGGCAATCTATTAAGTTATGAAGATGTAATGAACTTAATAAAAGTTCCAAAGACAATGATTTACAAGACTGCTGCCGAACTATACTATGAAATGAGCGAAGAAATAAAAACAATGACCTTATATCCAACAGGAATTAGCGTTATTGATAGATGTTTTAAAGGTGGCTTTCAAACGGGCGGTCTTATTTTAATAAACGGAGAGCCTGAAGCAGGTAAATCTATGTTTGGCTTACAAGCAATAGAAAATATCGCAAGAGCTAAACACAGAGCTGCTTATTTTTGTTTTGAGTTTTTAAAAAGGGACTATATTCAGTTAAAAATGAATGTAGATAAGAACCTACAAACAAAAGAAAATGCAATCGCAGCAGAAGAGAATGAGAAGCGTGCGTTAAAAAGACAAGCAAGAATAAAACAAGAATTAGAATTAAAAAAAGATGAGATTAGAAAATTACAAAATAAAAACGAAAATAAAGCAATAAATTTAGAAGATAAAGAAGTTCTTAAACTATTAGATATTAAGTATGAATTAGATGATGAAAAACCTATAAAACCTGTAATTATAACACCATTCTTTAAAAAGGAAAATTTTAACAATCTTGAAGTTATAGATGAAGATTATGGAATTAATGAAGTTGCTATGCATATTAGAAAGTTGTGTGAAGAAAAAAATGTTAAATTCTTTTTAATTGATAGCCAAATGCGTTTGGAAGTAAATAACGGAAGAAGCCTTGAAGAAGAAGAAAGCCGCAAATTTAGCACCCTTGCAAAACTAGCACATAGTTTAGATATTTGTATAATCTTAATAGTTCAAACGAGTAAAACGGACACCCAAACTCCTGCGGGGACAAAAAAAGGAGCTCACGAAGCAAAAGCTATAATCCGTATTGAAACAGTAAAGGAAAACAAAAGTATAAGTGCAACAAAGCGTTACATTATAGTTCAAAAAAATAAGCAAAGTGGAGCTCACGATAGTTTTCTTGTGGAATTTGACCCTAATACTTGCAAATTTGGTGAGCGTATTATGGATAAAAAAGATGATGAAAACAATAAAAAGAAACATAAGGTAGAAGATTTATGA
- a CDS encoding CHC2 zinc finger domain-containing protein, translating into MNLQELKDTLNIFDIANSLGLNVAKNGTRFWTQCPFHADKNPSFILNADKNFGYCFTCNASADAFKLVMHIKNCDFNAACEYIASYYNTIYESKSSSKNQENYESLEQALSIYQRALNDECKEYLKKRGINEDSIKTFKLGYGVRYEKQEDELKLHLFNNRLIIPIFNNSKLVGFGGRSLEKNPKIKYINSPESVFFKKSQILFGLNANHIKKQNSVIIVEGYFDVILAHQKGFKNVVATLGTALNDFHIKRLSNLTNNIIFLFDNDNAGMQTSLKIARTYINNEFCKMGIIDFKGCKDLGELLLKDSECLSRIKTKDLALFLCQNEMLKYVKGENNINIINNIKNILEQVSSNYLKSFYRTKICETYNLDIKYFSLSVKSEKPTTTPNLKQKSEIEASILNKCLEDKNHLEYTKTYLKEVHFLDFFDSARKVFTNQSLDESELAEISIYANKKSNLEFLIGYKLKDYSQWLIKEIATNKGLDALDKAKRIQKIQEDIKKLNAKVGLNAR; encoded by the coding sequence ATGAACCTACAAGAGCTAAAAGATACATTAAATATTTTTGATATTGCAAACTCATTAGGGCTTAATGTAGCAAAAAATGGCACTAGATTTTGGACGCAGTGTCCATTTCACGCTGATAAAAACCCTAGTTTTATTTTAAATGCTGATAAGAATTTTGGTTATTGCTTTACTTGCAATGCAAGTGCTGATGCTTTTAAACTCGTAATGCATATAAAAAATTGTGATTTTAATGCAGCTTGCGAATATATCGCAAGCTATTACAATACTATTTATGAGAGTAAAAGCTCAAGCAAAAATCAAGAAAATTACGAAAGCCTAGAACAAGCTTTAAGTATTTATCAAAGAGCATTAAATGATGAATGCAAAGAATATTTAAAAAAGCGTGGAATAAATGAAGATAGTATCAAAACCTTTAAGCTTGGCTACGGCGTAAGATATGAAAAACAAGAAGATGAACTAAAACTTCATCTTTTTAATAATCGCTTAATAATTCCTATATTCAATAATTCAAAACTAGTAGGATTTGGTGGAAGAAGCCTTGAGAAAAATCCAAAAATAAAATATATTAATTCTCCTGAAAGCGTATTTTTTAAAAAATCACAAATCCTATTCGGACTAAATGCAAATCATATTAAAAAGCAAAATAGCGTAATTATTGTTGAAGGCTATTTTGATGTGATATTAGCTCATCAAAAAGGCTTTAAAAATGTAGTTGCAACGCTTGGCACTGCATTAAATGATTTTCATATAAAAAGGCTTAGCAATCTAACGAATAATATTATCTTTTTGTTTGATAATGATAATGCAGGAATGCAAACTAGTCTAAAAATTGCAAGAACTTATATAAATAATGAGTTTTGCAAAATGGGAATAATTGATTTTAAAGGTTGTAAAGACTTAGGAGAATTATTATTAAAAGATAGTGAATGTTTAAGCCGTATTAAAACAAAAGATTTAGCACTATTTTTATGCCAAAACGAAATGCTAAAATATGTAAAAGGCGAAAATAATATAAATATTATTAATAATATTAAAAACATATTAGAGCAAGTAAGCTCAAACTATCTAAAAAGCTTTTATAGAACTAAAATATGCGAAACTTACAATTTAGATATAAAGTATTTTAGTCTTAGTGTAAAAAGCGAAAAGCCTACAACCACACCTAATTTAAAACAAAAAAGCGAAATAGAAGCAAGTATTTTAAATAAATGTTTAGAAGATAAAAATCATTTAGAATACACGAAAACTTATTTAAAAGAAGTGCATTTTTTAGATTTTTTTGATAGTGCTAGAAAAGTTTTTACAAATCAAAGCTTAGATGAGAGCGAATTAGCAGAAATTAGCATTTATGCTAACAAAAAAAGTAACTTGGAGTTTTTAATCGGTTATAAATTAAAAGACTATTCGCAATGGCTAATAAAAGAAATAGCGACAAATAAAGGCTTAGACGCTTTAGATAAAGCAAAGCGTATTCAAAAAATCCAAGAAGATATAAAAAAACTAAATGCAAAGGTAGGACTAAATGCTAGATAA
- a CDS encoding helix-turn-helix domain-containing protein, producing the protein MNKKELKIQARTYYETHLCSVKDVAKHFNISEKTLYYWIKNEDWQQASVGVNVDSNELVQGAIMSQIDAAKQNVKNELITQFENKKCLFDESIIDTTSDEILLTAMSSKMIDKTLVEYMYMSKASAVKLYKHATSLKEQKEVINALATAASIAESVKKCIHGKDVPSIAIQLNNNNILSSENLAELSSDELRRMLNEIKKPEI; encoded by the coding sequence ATGAATAAAAAAGAATTAAAAATCCAAGCAAGGACATATTACGAAACGCATTTATGCAGTGTAAAAGATGTAGCAAAGCATTTTAATATAAGCGAAAAAACGCTTTATTATTGGATTAAAAATGAAGATTGGCAACAAGCAAGCGTGGGTGTAAATGTAGATAGCAATGAACTCGTGCAAGGTGCAATAATGAGCCAAATAGACGCCGCTAAACAAAATGTAAAAAATGAACTTATAACACAATTTGAGAATAAAAAGTGTCTATTTGATGAAAGCATAATAGATACTACAAGCGATGAAATACTACTCACTGCTATGAGTTCAAAAATGATAGATAAAACACTAGTTGAGTATATGTATATGAGCAAGGCAAGTGCAGTGAAGCTATATAAACACGCCACAAGTTTAAAAGAGCAAAAAGAAGTAATAAATGCCCTTGCAACTGCTGCAAGTATAGCTGAAAGTGTCAAAAAGTGCATTCACGGAAAAGATGTGCCAAGTATCGCAATCCAGCTAAATAATAACAATATTTTAAGTAGTGAAAACCTAGCAGAGCTTAGTAGTGATGAACTTAGGAGAATGTTAAATGAAATCAAGAAGCCCGAGATTTAG
- a CDS encoding DUF4043 family protein — MDKNIITTTKQALDYFNDELVAKKISNDLQIGYLAENPLLSLMGTGKNRAIRTIISNTLNPLTIPLGGLIDGDAQYGNTHMFSELSEISFLSQQFTPQVLTKAVQLEIEPYRARTGLDYVAEAKRQLSDWLGEHTLKTQMANLTHNFTNAVFADKTNGVKTPSQNQKISAVCKTIEADDFLTLAVLERAIDMARDGEYYDGDNKKGFTLDPIKLSKQNLGAGGAEYIQEDYIIVISRTQERQLLKDPRYVALYEQAVARGDNHPYLTGFRVRVKGCPLMVMKNWDGENGGGMPNSHTDQDIINKYLKNLPDDTIKPLSDYKGSGNCKVAIGCLLGASALVHIADQEVKTYIKEHPQDPRKLMIGIQKILVAEKVRFFASNKANKNPRNGKDYGVIGIFSSGAEV, encoded by the coding sequence ATGGATAAAAATATTATAACCACAACAAAACAAGCGTTAGATTATTTTAACGATGAATTAGTAGCTAAAAAAATCAGCAATGATTTACAAATAGGATATTTAGCAGAAAACCCATTACTATCTTTAATGGGAACAGGAAAAAATAGAGCAATTAGAACTATAATCTCTAACACATTAAATCCTTTAACAATTCCATTGGGTGGCTTAATTGATGGCGACGCTCAATATGGTAATACGCATATGTTTTCAGAGCTTTCAGAGATTTCGTTTTTATCACAACAATTCACACCGCAAGTTTTAACAAAAGCAGTTCAGCTTGAGATTGAGCCTTATCGTGCTAGGACAGGACTTGATTATGTAGCAGAAGCTAAAAGACAACTTAGTGATTGGTTAGGAGAACATACGCTTAAAACACAAATGGCAAATCTTACTCACAATTTTACAAATGCAGTTTTTGCAGATAAAACAAATGGAGTAAAAACACCAAGTCAAAATCAAAAAATAAGTGCAGTATGTAAGACAATTGAAGCAGATGATTTTTTAACTCTTGCAGTATTAGAAAGAGCTATTGATATGGCAAGAGATGGCGAATACTATGATGGCGATAATAAAAAAGGCTTTACACTTGACCCAATAAAACTTAGCAAACAAAACTTAGGTGCAGGTGGAGCTGAATACATACAAGAAGACTATATTATCGTAATTTCAAGAACTCAAGAAAGACAACTATTAAAAGACCCAAGATATGTCGCACTTTACGAACAAGCAGTAGCAAGGGGAGATAATCATCCGTATTTAACAGGCTTTAGAGTTAGAGTTAAAGGTTGCCCTTTAATGGTAATGAAAAATTGGGATGGAGAAAATGGTGGCGGAATGCCAAACTCACACACAGACCAAGACATAATCAATAAATATCTAAAGAACTTGCCTGATGATACGATTAAACCTTTAAGTGATTATAAAGGTAGTGGTAATTGCAAGGTTGCCATCGGTTGTCTTTTAGGTGCAAGTGCCTTAGTGCATATTGCAGACCAAGAAGTAAAAACTTATATAAAAGAACACCCACAAGACCCAAGAAAACTAATGATAGGAATTCAAAAAATCCTAGTAGCTGAAAAAGTAAGATTTTTCGCAAGTAATAAAGCTAATAAAAACCCACGCAATGGTAAAGATTACGGCGTAATCGGTATCTTTAGCAGTGGTGCAGAAGTTTAA